In Thermodesulfobacteriota bacterium, the following proteins share a genomic window:
- a CDS encoding ATP-grasp domain-containing protein translates to MNIHEFQAKQVLQKYGVPVPRGIVCSTPDEVEKAAGELGTPV, encoded by the coding sequence ATGAACATTCACGAATTCCAGGCGAAGCAGGTCTTGCAGAAGTACGGGGTGCCGGTGCCCCGGGGGATCGTCTGCTCCACGCCCGACGAGGTGGAGAAGGCGGCCGGCGAGCTCGGGACCCCGGTGG